In a single window of the Melioribacteraceae bacterium genome:
- a CDS encoding type 1 glutamine amidotransferase produces MESLTGKRVLMFVDHVYEDLELWYPKLRLIEEGAEVVVAGPEAGKVYEGKNGYPCKSDASYDSIDEKDFDGLVIPGGFAPDKLRRVAKVLELTKQFNTNKKLVAHICHAGWITISAKIMRGYKCTSTPGIKDDIENAGAIWVDEPLVIDRNMVSSRKPDDLPQFCKGIIEVLSKQKSI; encoded by the coding sequence ATGGAATCTTTAACCGGGAAAAGAGTACTAATGTTTGTTGATCATGTTTATGAGGATCTCGAATTATGGTATCCTAAACTAAGATTAATTGAAGAGGGCGCCGAGGTAGTAGTTGCGGGACCCGAAGCAGGGAAAGTCTACGAGGGGAAGAATGGATATCCGTGCAAGTCGGACGCTTCCTATGATTCTATTGATGAAAAAGATTTTGACGGACTTGTAATTCCGGGGGGATTTGCACCCGATAAATTGCGGCGGGTTGCCAAAGTTCTTGAATTAACAAAACAATTTAACACTAACAAAAAATTGGTAGCGCATATTTGTCATGCCGGCTGGATAACAATATCTGCAAAAATTATGAGAGGATATAAATGCACATCCACTCCCGGAATAAAAGATGATATTGAAAATGCGGGTGCAATATGGGTTGATGAGCCATTGGTTATTGACCGGAACATGGTCTCGAGTAGAAAGCCGGATGATCTGCCTCAATTTTGTAAAGGTATTATTGAAGTCCTTTCAAAACAAAAAAGTATTTAA
- a CDS encoding DUF4159 domain-containing protein has translation MNKFLLIIFVFASSTVISQQGGFTITRLKYNGGGDWYNDPSAEVNLLKFVELSTGIKTNPVYNFVDLSTGNIFAHPFLFMTGHGNVVFSESDAKKLRTYLVNGGFLYVDDDYGLDKAFRREIKKVFPNDELVEIPFNYGLYNCLFDFRNGPPKTHEHDNKPAQGFGIFINGRLCLYFTYESNPSDGWADPTVHNNPPEKRNEALQFGANIIVWALSN, from the coding sequence ATGAACAAATTCTTACTCATAATATTCGTTTTTGCTAGCTCGACAGTCATTTCCCAGCAAGGCGGTTTTACAATTACCCGCTTAAAATATAATGGAGGGGGTGATTGGTACAATGATCCTTCTGCGGAAGTAAATTTACTTAAGTTTGTTGAGTTGTCTACAGGAATTAAAACCAATCCGGTTTATAATTTTGTTGACCTGTCTACCGGCAACATATTTGCGCATCCTTTTTTATTTATGACCGGTCATGGTAACGTAGTTTTTTCTGAATCGGATGCAAAAAAATTACGAACATATTTAGTGAATGGCGGGTTTTTATATGTTGATGATGATTATGGATTAGATAAGGCATTTCGAAGAGAAATTAAAAAAGTTTTTCCAAATGATGAATTAGTCGAGATTCCATTTAATTATGGGCTTTATAATTGTCTCTTTGATTTCCGGAATGGTCCTCCAAAAACTCACGAGCATGATAATAAACCGGCACAAGGTTTTGGTATCTTTATAAATGGTAGATTGTGTTTATACTTTACCTATGAGAGCAATCCGAGCGATGGATGGGCTGATCCTACTGTACATAATAATCCGCCAGAAAAAAGAAATGAAGCACTCCAATTTGGAGCAAATATCATAGTGTGGGCGTTATCAAATTAA
- a CDS encoding NAD(P)H-dependent oxidoreductase, translating to MNVLIIHAHPESKSFCSALKDYAINFFISNGHNVKVSDLYLMGFNPVGGINDFTGLLNVDYFKYQLEQVHAHNNNLYVDEIKSEMEKFEWANLIIFNFPLWWFSIPAILKGWVDRVFAMGFAYGAGKGVYEKGFFKDKTAFCCITTGGPENSYGENGRNGDMDKILFH from the coding sequence ATGAATGTATTGATAATTCATGCTCATCCCGAGTCTAAATCATTTTGCTCAGCATTGAAAGATTATGCCATAAATTTTTTTATATCAAATGGGCATAATGTAAAAGTCTCTGATTTATATCTCATGGGCTTTAACCCGGTTGGTGGAATTAATGATTTTACGGGATTGTTGAATGTTGATTACTTCAAGTATCAACTCGAACAAGTTCATGCACATAATAACAACTTGTATGTTGATGAGATTAAAAGTGAGATGGAAAAATTTGAGTGGGCAAATTTAATAATCTTTAATTTCCCTCTCTGGTGGTTTTCTATCCCCGCAATTCTTAAAGGATGGGTGGATAGAGTATTTGCGATGGGATTTGCCTATGGTGCCGGAAAAGGTGTATATGAAAAAGGTTTTTTCAAAGATAAAACGGCATTTTGCTGTATTACTACTGGTGGACCTGAAAACTCGTATGGGGAAAATGGCCGAAATGGGGATATGGATAAAATCCTATTTCACTAA
- a CDS encoding VOC family protein: MSNVLNWFEIPVIDMERAVKFYCRIFGHESMYITHMGGFDMAFFPMEGDGVGGALCKGEWYKPTQDGSLIYLNGNPDLANILDKVEEAGGKVIMPKRIITEEIGYMGLFIDIEGNRVALHSNN, from the coding sequence ATGTCTAACGTATTAAATTGGTTTGAAATTCCGGTTATTGATATGGAAAGAGCCGTTAAATTTTATTGTAGAATTTTTGGTCATGAATCCATGTACATTACACACATGGGTGGGTTTGATATGGCCTTTTTCCCGATGGAAGGGGATGGCGTTGGGGGAGCGCTGTGTAAAGGTGAGTGGTACAAACCAACTCAAGATGGTTCTCTAATTTATTTGAATGGTAACCCAGATTTGGCAAATATTCTTGATAAAGTTGAAGAGGCGGGAGGAAAAGTAATTATGCCTAAGAGAATAATCACAGAAGAAATTGGTTATATGGGTTTATTTATTGACATTGAGGGAAACAGAGTGGCGCTTCATTCAAATAATTAA
- a CDS encoding MOSC domain-containing protein, with translation MYKLTEINIYPVKSLSGYSVKSAVVTDRGLQYDRRWMLVDESGKFLTQRSLHKMSLLKAEIKGEEVELWNKINNEKISFSIDQKTDKIINAIIWDDIVTTDQVSELVDQWLCDNLNTKCSLVYMPDSSRRMVDKKYSLNNDITSLSDAYPFLIIGEQSLNDLNSRLTQKISMDRFRTNFVFSGGISFDEDKWRKIQIGQIMFYPVKPCSRCAVPTIDPSTGERGNEPLTTLSLFRKVDNKIYFGQNMLHSGVGEIEINTEIKVLEWKP, from the coding sequence ATGTACAAATTAACTGAAATAAATATTTATCCTGTTAAATCATTATCCGGTTATTCAGTTAAGAGCGCGGTTGTAACTGATAGAGGATTACAGTATGACAGACGCTGGATGCTCGTAGATGAATCTGGAAAATTTTTAACGCAGAGAAGCTTGCATAAAATGTCACTCCTCAAAGCAGAAATTAAAGGAGAAGAGGTTGAGTTATGGAACAAGATTAATAATGAAAAAATATCATTTAGTATAGATCAAAAAACAGATAAAATCATAAACGCCATCATTTGGGATGATATTGTAACTACAGATCAAGTTAGCGAGCTGGTTGATCAATGGCTGTGCGATAATCTGAATACTAAATGTTCATTAGTTTATATGCCGGATAGCAGCAGACGCATGGTTGATAAAAAATATTCACTTAATAATGATATAACAAGTTTATCTGACGCATATCCATTCCTAATTATTGGAGAACAATCATTAAATGATTTAAACTCGCGATTAACACAAAAAATAAGCATGGATAGATTTAGGACAAACTTCGTATTCAGCGGCGGAATTTCTTTTGATGAAGACAAGTGGAGAAAAATTCAAATTGGACAAATCATGTTTTATCCGGTTAAACCATGTTCTCGTTGTGCCGTCCCTACGATCGATCCCTCTACCGGTGAAAGAGGAAATGAACCTTTGACAACCCTATCTTTGTTTAGGAAAGTAGATAATAAAATTTATTTTGGACAAAACATGCTTCACTCTGGAGTGGGGGAGATAGAAATTAACACTGAGATTAAAGTTTTAGAATGGAAGCCTTAA
- the blaOXA gene encoding class D beta-lactamase, producing the protein MIGKKVLILLCVFNLAVIAEKHDSTFVKKLFEDTDATMLICDQDGSAVFLYNEERSKQRYVPASTFKIPNSIIAIETKVLADTNQIIKWDGIKRDMLEWNRDHNLSSALKYSVVPFYQEFARQVGAKKYMEYLTSMNYGNKVIGNRVDYFWLDNSLQISAIEQIDFLRKLLHHQLPFEKKNIEIVKNIMSIRKYGESSIKFKTGTGKLNDTSYVAWLVGFVAHENKTYLFAFNCSGKSFAEVSDLRNRLPYSVIEKIIIGI; encoded by the coding sequence ATGATAGGCAAAAAAGTTTTAATACTATTGTGCGTGTTTAATTTGGCTGTAATTGCAGAAAAACATGATTCTACTTTTGTTAAAAAATTGTTTGAAGATACTGATGCAACCATGTTAATTTGTGATCAAGATGGTAGTGCTGTATTTCTATATAACGAGGAAAGATCGAAGCAAAGGTATGTGCCCGCGTCAACTTTCAAAATCCCCAATTCAATAATCGCGATTGAAACAAAAGTGCTTGCTGATACGAATCAAATTATTAAATGGGATGGAATTAAGCGGGATATGCTGGAATGGAACAGAGATCATAATTTATCTTCTGCATTGAAGTACTCGGTGGTACCTTTTTATCAAGAATTCGCTAGACAAGTTGGAGCAAAAAAATATATGGAATATTTAACATCTATGAATTATGGTAACAAAGTAATTGGAAATAGAGTTGACTATTTCTGGCTTGATAACTCACTGCAAATTTCAGCAATAGAACAAATCGATTTTCTCAGAAAATTATTGCATCACCAGCTTCCATTTGAAAAGAAGAATATAGAAATAGTAAAGAATATTATGTCGATTAGAAAATATGGAGAATCATCAATTAAATTTAAAACTGGAACGGGAAAATTAAATGATACATCTTATGTGGCCTGGCTGGTTGGTTTTGTAGCGCATGAAAATAAAACATATCTATTCGCGTTTAATTGTTCGGGAAAATCATTTGCTGAAGTTAGCGATCTAAGAAATAGACTCCCTTATTCGGTAATCGAGAAAATTATAATTGGAATTTAA